A stretch of the Lineus longissimus chromosome 12, tnLinLong1.2, whole genome shotgun sequence genome encodes the following:
- the LOC135496715 gene encoding 6-phosphogluconate dehydrogenase, decarboxylating-like gives MAEQADIALIGLAVMGQNIILNMNDQGYKVCAFNRTVSKVDDFLANEAKGTNIIGAHSMEEMVKKLKKPKKVMLLVKAGSVVDAFIDKLVPLLEAGDIIIDGGNSEYTDTNRRCRDLKAKGLHYVGSGVSGGEEGARHGSSLIPGGAPEAWPHLKPIFQSIAAKIGKEPCCDWVGDEGAGHFVKMVHNGIEYGDMQLICEAYHLMRETLEMTPPEMGKVFEAWNKTELDSFLIEISALIMQYKDDKGEYLVEKIRDSAGQKGTGKWTAINALEFGVPATVISEAVFARCLSSLKADRVTASRSLRGPAETKYRGDKTAFIESIRKALYASKIISFAQGFMLMKQAAKEFNWTLNYGAIALMWMGGSIIKSRILRNIKEAFDQNPDLVTLLMEDFFVDAIHNCQKAWRDVVATAVQLGVPTPALASALAFYDGYRTERLPANLIQAQRDFFGAHKYELLSKPGKFIHTDWTGHGGRVSSTTYDA, from the exons GGCAGATATCGCTTTGATTGGCTTGGCCGTCATGGGCCAGAACATCATTCTCAACATGAATGACCAAGGCTACAAG GTGTGCGCATTCAACCGAACCGTATCAAAAGTGGATGATTTCCTGGCTAATGAAGCTAAGGGAACGAATATCATCGGAGCTCATTCAATGGAGGAAATGGTGAAGAAGTTGAAGAAGCCAAAGAAGGTGATGCTACTTGTGAAGGCCGGGTCTGTGGTGGATGCATTCATTGACAAACTG GTCCCCCTGTTGGAAGCTGGTGATATCATCATTGATGGCGGGAACTCTGAATACACAGACACCAAT AGACGTTGCAGGGACTTGAAGGCAAAGGGCCTCCATTATGTTGGATCAGGTGTGAGTGGTGGTGAGGAGGGTGCCAGGCATGGCTCCAGCCTGATACCGGGCGGTGCACCGGAGGCATG GCCCCATCTAAAGCCAATCTTCCAATCCATTGCCGCTAAAATCGGCAAAGAACCATGCTGTGATTGGGTTGGCGACGAAGGGGCAGGACATTTCGTCAAGATGGTCCACAACGGTATCGAGTATGGCGACATGCAGCTGATCTGTGAGGCATATCACTTGATGCGTGAAACGCTTGAAATGACGCCTCCCGAGATGGGTAAA GTGTTTGAGGCATGGAACAAAACAGAGTTGGACTCCTTCCTTATTGAGATATCTGCTTTAATTATGCAATACAAAGATGACAAGGGTGAATACTTGGTGGAAAAGATACGCGACTCCGCTGGACAG AAAGGCACTGGTAAATGGACTGCCATCAATGCCCTAGAGTTTGGAGTACCTGCCACTGTCATAT CCGAAGCTGTGTTTGCACGTTGCCTTTCGTCATTGAAAGCAGATCGTGTGACGGCCAGCCGTAGTCTCAGGGGACCGGCAGAGACAAAATACAGGGGAGACAAGACAGCCTTTATTGAGAGCATTAGAAAG GCACTCTATGCTTCCAAGATCATCTCCTTTGCTCAGGGATTCATGCTCATGAAACAAGCAGCCAAGGAATTCAACTGGACATTGAACTACGGTGCCATTGCCTTGATGTGGATGGGTGGGTCGATTATCAAGAG TCGTATTCTGCGAAATATTAAGGAAGCCTTTGATCAGAATCCAGATCTTGTTACCCTCCTTATGGAGGACTTCTTCGTGGATGCTATTCATAATTGTCAG AAAGCATGGCGTGATGTTGTTGCCACGGCCGTCCAACTCGGGGTGCCAACTCCAGCTCTTGCATCCGCGCTGGCTTTCTATGATGGGTACAGAACCGAAAGGCTGCCAGCCAATCTCATCCAG GCCCAGCGTGATTTCTTCGGCGCTCACAAGTACGAACTTCTCTCAAAACCTGGGAAATTCATTCACACCGACTGGACTGGACACGGAGGCAGGGTGTCATCAACAACGTATGATGCATAG